The following proteins are encoded in a genomic region of Amphiura filiformis chromosome 18, Afil_fr2py, whole genome shotgun sequence:
- the LOC140139447 gene encoding 2-oxo-4-hydroxy-4-carboxy-5-ureidoimidazoline decarboxylase-like, whose amino-acid sequence MAIAIADVNQMSYEEFLDSFGNIIQAAKWMTSSLWSFRPYSSTIEIHRCVCKMLDTLPLEVKEGLLRGLPDLAGREARENKLGFECKKEQRAAGLLRDLPETKQVLINNFNARYRAKFNFPFVLCARENKMESIVNGFRNRIGNSREEEVEIGIGEIKKICWYRLCDIVSSPTMPEYVSKL is encoded by the exons ATGGCAATAGCAATAGCAGATGTGAATCAGATGAGCTACGAAGAGTTTCTTGAtagttttggaaatatcatccaagCTGCTAAATGGATGACGTCATCTCTGTGGTCTTTTAGACCTTATTCGAGCACGATAGAGATTCATCGGTGCGTTTGTAAAATGCTGGATACATTACCATTGGAAG TAAAGGAAGGTCTTCTACGCGGTCTACCCGATTTAGCCGGTCGAGAAGCGCGGGAAAACAAGCTTGGTTTTGAATGCAAGAAAGAACAACGTGCCGCAGGACTACTCCGTGATCTACCAGAGACAAAACAAGTATTAATCAACAATTTCAACGCCAGATACAGGGCGAAGTTCAACTTTCCATTCGTCTTATGCGCAAGAGAGAACAAGATGGAGTCGATCGTAAATGGATTTCGTAATAGAATTGGGAACAGCAGAGAGGAAGAGGTTGAAATTGGAATTGGTGAAATCAAGAAAATATGTTGGTATCGCCTATGTGATATTGTATCGTCTCCAACCATGCCAGAGTATGTTTCAAAATTATAA
- the LOC140139448 gene encoding 2-oxo-4-hydroxy-4-carboxy-5-ureidoimidazoline decarboxylase-like, protein MIRRKLLEDLKTVITMAIAIADVNQMNYEEFLDCFGNIIQAAKWMTSSLWSFRPYSSTIEIHRCVCKMLDTLPLEVKEGLLRGLPDLAGREARENKLGFECKKEQRAAGLLRDLPETKQVLINNFNARYRAKFNFPFVLCARENKMESILNGFRNRIGKSREEEVEIGIGEIKKICWYRLCDIVSSPTMPEYVSKL, encoded by the exons ATGATTAGGAGAAAATTGCTGGAAGACTTGAAGACAGTCATCACCATGGCAATAGCAATAGCAGATGTAAACCAGATGAACTACGAAGAGTTTCTTGAttgttttggaaatatcatccaagCTGCTAAATGGATGACGTCATCTCTGTGGTCTTTTAGACCTTATTCTAGCACGATAGAGATTCATCGGTGCGTTTGTAAAATGCTGGATACATTACCATTGGAAG TGAAGGAAGGTCTTCTACGCGGTCTGCCCGATTTAGCCGGTCGAGAAGCGCGGGAAAACAAGCTTGGTTTTGAATGCAAGAAAGAACAACGTGCTGCAGGACTACTCCGTGATCTACCAGAGACAAAACAAGTATTAATCAACAATTTCAACGCCAGATACAGGGCAAAGTTCAACTTTCCATTCGTCTTATGCGCAAGAGAGAACAAGATGGAGTCGATATTAAATGGATTTCGTAACAGAATTGGTAAAAGCAGAGAGGAAGAGGTTGAAATTGGAATTGGTGAAATCAAGAAAATATGTTGGTATCGCCTATGTGATATTGTATCGTCTCCAACAATGCCAGAGTATGTTTCAAAATTATAA